A portion of the Colius striatus isolate bColStr4 chromosome 1, bColStr4.1.hap1, whole genome shotgun sequence genome contains these proteins:
- the DHTKD1 gene encoding 2-oxoadipate dehydrogenase complex component E1 produces AAMAAAGSAARCALWRGGLRRWYRTERGVYGYKPRQAASGRPAEPRGAGASGKAVDHALARLITAYAEHGHKAAKINPLFADQAVMNIVPEIQELVEVLQGRLITTGLLNMGKEEASLEDVLAYLDHIYCGHISIETSQLPTLEEREWFAKRFEELKQEAFTPEEKKHLCKLMLESQEFDHFLATKFATVKRYGGEGAESMMGFFHELFKMCAYSGVTDIILGMPHRGRLNLLTGLLQLPPEVMFRKMHGLSEFPENSPAIGDVLSHLTSSVDLDFGSHRPVHVTLLPNPSHLEAINPVAVGKTRGRQQTLLDGDYSPESSAQPGDKVICLQVHGDAAFSGQGIVPETLTLSNLPHFRVGGSIHLIVNNQLGYTTPPERGRSSLYCSDIGKIVGCAVIHVNGDDPEEVVRATRLAVEYQRQFRRDVIVDLLCYRQWGHNELDEPFFTNPTMYKIIRSRKSIPDTYAEHLIAAGLMTEAEVSEIKTAYYSKLNDHLANMTLYSPPPTNLQAHWKGFVEPSAKITTWDTGMPVPLLQFIGVKSVEVPEELQMHSHLLKTYAQSRVQKMEEGEKLDWATAESLAFGSLLSQGFNIRLSGQDVGRGTFSQRHAMLVCQETDDTYIPLNHMSPEQKGFLEVSNSPLSEEAVLGFEYGMSIESPKLLPIWEAQFGDFFNGAQIIFDTFISGGEAKWLLQSGIVILLPHGYDGAGPEHSSCRMERFLQMCDSSEEGVDGDQVNMSVVHPTTPAQYFHLLRRQMVRNFRKPLIVASPKVLLRLPAAVSSFEEMAPRTTFKPVIGDFSVDPKSVTHVVLCSGKHYYALVKQRETLGEKQHNTAILRLEELCPFPLEALQQELSKYSHAKVFIWSQEEPQNMGPWSFVSPRFEKQLGVKLRLVSRPPLPAPAVGIGTLHRQQQEDILTNTFI; encoded by the exons gcggcgatggcggcggcggggagcgcggcGCGCTGCGCTCTgtggcggggcggcctgcggcGCTGGTACCGCACCGAACGGGGTGTCTATGGCTATAAGCCGCGCCAGGCGGCGAGCGGGCGGCCGGCGGAGCCCCGTGGCGCCGGGGCGAGCGGCAAAGCAG ttgACCATGCTCTTGCTCGTTTAATAACTGCATATGCTGAACATGGCCACAAAGCAGCCAAAATAAACCCACTGTTTGCTGACCAAGCTGTTATGAACATAGTACCTGAAATCCAAGAGTTGGTGGAAGTTCTCCAAGGACGTCTCATTACCACAG GGCTTCTAAACATGGGAAAAGAAGAGGCTTCCCTAGAAGATGTGTTGGCTTACCTTGACCATATATACTGCGGGCACATTTCCATAGAAACAAGCCAGCTTCCAACTTTGGAGGAGCGAGAATGGTTTGCTAAAAGGTTTGAAGAGCTAAAACAGGAAGCATTTacacctgaggaaaaaaagcacttgTGCAAGCTGATGTTGGAGTCACAG GAGTTTGATCACTTCTTAGCTACAAAGTTTGCTACAGTGAAGCGGTATGGTGGCGAAGGAGCAGAGAGTATGATGGGTTTCTTCCATGAGTTGTTCAAGATGTGTGCGTACAGCGGCGTGACGGATATCATACTTGGAATGCCTCATCGCGGGAGACTTAATCTGCTCACGGGTTTACTTCAGCTTCCACCCGAG GTCATGTTCCGTAAGATGCATGGTTTGAGTGAGTTTCCAGAGAATTCACCAGCCATTGGGGATGTTCTTTCCCACCTGACATCTTCTGTAGATCTTGACTTCGGTTCCCACCGACCTGTGCATGTCACCTTGCTACCTAATCCCTCACACTTAGAAGCCATCAATCCAGTGGCCGTGGGCAAGACACGAGGAAGGCAACAGACTCTGCTAGATGGAGATTACTCCCCCGagagctctgcacagcctgGAGACAAAGTGATTTGTCTGCAG GTTCATGGTGATGCTGCTTTCTCTGGGCAAGGGATTGTTCCTGAAACACTGACGCTCTCTAATCTACCACATTTCAGAGTTGGTGGGAGCATCCATTTGATTGTTAATAACCAGCTGGGCTATACCACTCCTCCAGAGAGAGGAAGATCATCTCTGTACTGTAGTGATATTG GTAAAATTGTTGGCTGTGCAGTTATCCATGTGAATGGGGATGATCCTGAAGAAGTTGTCCGTGCCACGCGACTGGCTGTTGAGTACCAGCGCCAGTTCCGCAGGGACGTGATTGTAGACTTGTTGTGCTACAGGCAGTGGGGCCACAATGAACTCGATGAGCCGTTCTTCACCAACCCCACCATGTACAAAATCATCAG ATCGCGTAAGAGTATCCCGGACACATATGCAGAACACCTAATAGCTGCTGGGCTCATGACTGAGGCTGAAGTATCTGAGATAAAGACAGCATACTATTCTAAACTAAACGATCATCTTGCCAACATGACTTTGTATAGTCCACCTCCTACCAACCTGCAGGCTCACTGGAAAGGCTTTGTTGAGCCTTCTGCTAAAATCACCACTTGGGACACAGGTATGCCTGTACCGCTTCTGCAGTTTATTGGAGTCAAGTCTGTAGAGGTGCCTGAGGAGCTCCAGATGCACAGCCATCTTCTGAAGACCTACGCGCAG TCAAGAGTTcagaagatggaggaaggagaaaagctgGACTGGGCAACAGCTGAATCTTTAGCGTTTGGTTCACTTCTGAGCCAAG GGTTTAATATCAGACTAAGTGGACAAGATGTTGGCAGAGGAACCTTTAGCCAGCGACATGCCATGTTGGTTTGCCAGGAGACAGATGATACCTACATTCCTCTGAATCATATGTCCCCAGAACAGAAAGGTTTCCTAGAG GTGAGTAACAGTCCCTTGTCTGAAGAAGCTGTTCTTGGTTTTGAATATGGAATGAGTATTGAGAGCCCAAAGTTACTGCCAATTTGGGAAGCTCAGTTTGGAGACTTCTTTAATGGAGCGCAGATAATATTTGACACTTTCATCTCTGGAG GTGAGGCCAAATGGCTCCTGCAGAGTGGGATAGTAATTCTTCTTCCCCATGGATATGATGGTGCAGGTCCTGAGCACTCGTCCTGCCGGATGGAACGGTTCTTACAG ATGTGTGACAGCTCAGAAGAGGGAGTTGATGGGGACCAGGTGAACATGTCAGTTGTACATCCCACTACCCCAGCACAGTATTTCCATTTACTCCGGCGGCAAATGGTCCGAAACTTCAGGAAACCTCTCATTGTCGCATCTCCCAAAGTGTTACTCAGGCTCCCT GCTGCTGTATCAAGTTTTGAAGAAATGGCCCCAAGAACAACATTCAAGCCTGTCATTGGTGACTTCTCTGTAGATCCTAAAAG tgtcaCTCATGTAGTGCTGTGTTCTGGTAAGCATTACTATGCTTTGGTGAAGCAGAGAGAGACATTGGGAGAGAAACAGCACAACACAGCTATTCTGAGGCTTGAAGAACTGTGTCCATTCCCCTTGGAAGC